The Toxotes jaculatrix isolate fToxJac2 chromosome 21, fToxJac2.pri, whole genome shotgun sequence genome includes a region encoding these proteins:
- the si:ch1073-13h15.3 gene encoding inactive all-trans-retinol 13,14-reductase — MWLLIVLVWLVIWAGGTYWYLFGKPSPFSLESVRPPGPREFDQKKRDKVIKQGFSPDKVPQKMDVIVIGSGIGGLTAGATLAKAGKKVLVLEQHDQAGGCCHTYIEKGFEFDVGLHYIGQLHENSLLRIAFDQISEGQLEFQELNQHFDTIHIGLGEDKREYTIFSGKTEMKAHLMKQFPDDTEAIETFFKIMKVSAKKTHYLATLKLIPQWVSLFMLKSGIANLVSPVFRLSGTCATDLVNTLTSNKDLQVIFSYLFYGVPPKDSSVLINALLIHHYKRGAYYPKGGASEIAFHIIRTIQKYGGNCLVRAPVSQILVNEKGAAYGVKVRKGQEEVEVHAPVVVSNCGIFTTFQKLLPPEIQIKHDIQERLSMMKHGRGSFLVFSGFDGTEEELGLTPTNFWLFKNNDMDESMEDFFALSKEEAPDNIPMMFITMPSSKDPEAKIRHPGKSCMTILTMVKYEWFEEWKDTTVRKRGDEYYNYKMRFAKKLFDWACTLFPRIRDKLVFQDVATPLTNMHYLGAQRGAMYSAEHNLDRFHAEAVARNRCNTPVKNLYISGQDVFSCGIAGALHGGLLCASAVLDHIVYIDLLLLKKKLKRRKARELAQLAKKKLQ, encoded by the exons GTTTCAGTCCTGACAAGGTGCCTCAGAAAATGGATGTCATTGTCATCGGTAGTGGTATTGGTGGGCTGACAGCTGGAGCCACACTGGCCAAAGCAGGGAAGAAGGTTCTGGTGCTGGAGCAACACGACCAGGCAGGAGGCTGCTGCCACACCTACATAGAGAAAGGCTTCGAGTTTGATGTTG ggcTTCACTACATCGGTCAGCTCCATGAGAACAGTCTGTTGCGTATCGCCTTTGACCAGATCTCTGAGGGCCAGCTGGAGTTCCAGGAGCTAAATCAACATTTTGATACCATCCACATCGGCCTGGGCGAAGACAAACGAGAGTACACCAttttctctgggaaaactgAGATGAAAGCTCATCTCATGAAGCAATTCCCTGATGACACTGAGGCCATCGAGACATTCTTCAAAATCATGAAG GTCTCAGCTAAGAAGACACACTATCTGGCAACTTTAAAGCTGATCCCTCAGTGGGTGTCTTTATTCATGCTGAAGTCAGGTATCGCAAACCTCGTCTCCCCGGTCTTCCGCCTTTCTGGCACGTGTGCAACGGATTTGGTGAACACCCTGACCAGCAACAAGGACCTCCAAGTCATCTTCTCGTACCTTTTCTATG GCGTACCTCCAAAGGACTCCAGTGTATTGATCAATGCCCTCCTGATTCATCACTACAAACGAGGTGCCTACTACCCTAAAGGTGGTGCCAGTGAAATCGCCTTCCACATCATCCGCACCATTCAGAAATACGGAGGAAACTGCCTGGTCAGAGCTCCTGTCTCCCAGATCCTGGTAAACGAGAAGGGAGCAGCTTATG GCGTGAAAGTGAGGAAAGgtcaggaggaagtggaggttCATGCACCAGTGGTCGTCTCAAACTGTGGCATCTTCACCACCTTCCAGAAACTTCTTCCACCTGAGATTCAAATCAAACACG ATATCCAGGAGAGACTGAGCATGATGAAACACGGCAGAGGATCATTCTTGGTCTTCTCTGGCTTTGATGGAACTGAGGAGGAGTTGGGCCTCACGCCCACTAACTTCTGGCTGTTCAAAAACAATGATATGGACGAGTC gatggaAGACTTCTTTGCACTGAGCAAAGAGGAAGCACCAGATAACATTCCCATGATGTTCATCACCATGCCGTCTTCCAAAGACCCAGAAGCCAAAATAAGACACCCTG GAAAATCTTGCATGACAATATTGACCATGGTGAAGTATGAATGGTTTGAGGAATGGAAGGACACTACTGTGCGCAAAAGGGGTGATGAATACTACAACTACAAAATGAGATTTGCTAAGAAGCTCTTTGACTGGGCCTGCACTCTGTTCCCCAGAATCAGAGACAAG CTGGTTTTCCAGGATGTGGCGACCCCACTGACCAACATGCACTACCTGGGTGCCCAGCGTGGAGCCATGTACTCCGCTGAGCACAACCTGGACCGTTTCCATGCCGAGGCTGTGGCCAGGAACAGGTGCAACACCCCCGTCAAAAACCTCTACATCTCAG GCCAAGATGTGTTCAGCTGTGGGATAGCAGGAGCTCTACATGGTGGACTCCTCTGCGCCTCTGCAGTGTTAGATCACATTGTCTACATCGACTTGCTCCTCCtcaagaagaagctgaagaggaggaaagcCAGAGAGCTGGCCCAGCTGGCTAAGAAGAAACTGCAGTGA